One stretch of Halalkalicoccus subterraneus DNA includes these proteins:
- a CDS encoding glutaredoxin family protein, with the protein MSITLYQLDGCPYCEKVADRLDEIGVEYETIWTEALHSKRDEVKRVSGQRGVPVLVDDERGITMPESEHVLELIDRTYA; encoded by the coding sequence ATGTCCATCACGCTGTACCAGCTCGATGGCTGCCCGTACTGCGAGAAGGTCGCGGATCGACTCGACGAGATCGGCGTCGAGTACGAGACGATCTGGACCGAGGCACTGCACTCGAAGCGGGACGAAGTCAAGCGGGTGTCGGGCCAGCGGGGCGTCCCGGTGCTCGTCGACGACGAGCGGGGGATCACCATGCCCGAATCCGAACACGTCCTCGAACTCATCGACCGAACCTACGCCTGA
- a CDS encoding phosphate uptake regulator PhoU, with product MEVRKVQITGGSTYTVSLPKEWATATGIEAGSTLAFYPEGDSLVAAPSESGGDSETVLAAEGVTPQELESRLVTLYINGFEEIVVESEPIETAQRRAVRNTATELVGFEVSAETEDRIVLRDFLDSSELSLHDTVMQMRLLALSMLEDVTEGLLSEEPDSLGEVAARDDDVDRLWYVTSRLFRSVLRDPRAAAAIDLDRETCFDYRTCARQIERIADHTVKIASHGEDLEALPEDVREPLAALEADSRDIVENAMDAFLVEDPDRATELATATLVQATELDERTRTLDERLRVVDPADAQLLGLIVDSLSRIGDYGANIAEIALQKAAPTPGTQ from the coding sequence ATGGAGGTCCGTAAGGTTCAGATCACGGGTGGATCGACCTACACCGTCTCGCTCCCGAAGGAGTGGGCGACAGCAACGGGCATCGAGGCGGGAAGTACGCTCGCCTTCTATCCGGAGGGCGACAGCCTCGTCGCGGCGCCCTCGGAATCGGGCGGGGACTCCGAGACCGTCCTTGCAGCCGAGGGCGTCACTCCACAGGAACTCGAGAGCCGGCTCGTGACCCTGTATATCAACGGGTTCGAGGAGATCGTCGTCGAATCCGAGCCGATCGAGACCGCCCAGCGCCGGGCGGTCAGAAACACGGCAACGGAGCTCGTGGGTTTCGAGGTCAGCGCCGAGACAGAGGACCGGATCGTCCTTCGAGACTTCCTCGATTCGTCGGAGCTCTCGCTGCACGACACCGTCATGCAGATGCGACTGCTCGCGCTCTCGATGCTCGAGGACGTCACCGAGGGGTTGCTCTCCGAGGAGCCCGATTCACTCGGCGAGGTCGCCGCCCGCGACGACGACGTTGACAGGCTGTGGTACGTCACCTCACGGCTGTTTCGCTCGGTCCTGCGCGACCCGCGGGCGGCGGCGGCCATCGACCTCGACCGGGAGACCTGCTTCGACTACCGGACCTGTGCGCGCCAGATCGAGCGTATCGCGGATCACACCGTCAAGATCGCGAGCCACGGCGAGGACCTCGAAGCGCTCCCCGAGGACGTTCGCGAGCCGCTTGCGGCCCTCGAAGCCGACTCGCGAGACATCGTCGAGAACGCGATGGACGCCTTCCTCGTCGAGGACCCGGATCGGGCGACCGAACTCGCCACCGCGACGCTCGTGCAGGCGACCGAACTCGACGAGCGGACGCGAACGCTCGACGAGCGCCTCAGAGTCGTCGATCCGGCGGACGCCCAGCTACTGGGGCTGATCGTCGACTCGCTGTCGCGCATCGGCGACTACGGGGCAAACATCGCCGAGATCGCCCTCCAGAAGGCCGCGCCGACCCCCGGTACGCAGTAG